A stretch of DNA from Pontiella agarivorans:
AAGTCCGGTCGGCGTACATACGACGACAATAAGACCTTTCTTGATCTGAAAGAGAAGGTGGCCGAGGGCGAGCTGCTTTCCAAACGCCAAGGGGAAATGCTGCACAAAATGTGCTGTCGTTATATGAAGCAGGTTCCGGAGACGCTGGTGAAAGAACTTGAACTGGTGGAACCGGAAGCTGTGCGGGGCGATACGCCGCGTAAACTCGAACTGCTGGCCAAGGTGAAATTTGATGAGCCGCAGAAGGTGGGTAAGCGTACCTATGATGATAAAAAATTTGTGACCTCGCTGGGAGATCAGATCACCATGGGCAAGCGTCTGTCGGAAAGGCAGGTGGCCTATCTCGATACACTGCTGACTAAATATTCGGACCAGATTGAAAATTTCGAAGCGGTTAAGGCCGAGTTCAAACTGGGAGAAAAGGTGGAGGTTGAAGCTGATCCTTCCACCGCGCCGGTGCTGGCCATGATGGAACAGGTTACAGAATGGGCGGAACCGACCAAGCGCGGGAAACGCGAATTCAATGATAAAACATTCTATGAATCGCTATCCTCTCAGTTTAAGGGCAAGGGGTCATTATCAGACCGGCAGCTGGCGGCCCTGAAGAAAATGGCGGCGCGTTATGCGGACCAGATTCCGAATTATGCGGAAATGCAGGATCAATATGGCCTGCCTGCCCCCCGCAAGCCCAAGCCGAAAAAAGAAGAGGCCGCTACTGAGGAATAGCTGAAGCACACGAAATACACGACTGCGCTAAATGAGCTCTTTCGTGTGTTTCGTGTAGTTCGCGGTTAATTATGATCGACCCGTGTGTTAAACATTTTATCCAGTATCTGGAGGCGGAAAAAAATGCCTCGGAGCACACGATCAGCAATTATCTCATCGATATCCGGCAGTTCTGTGAAATTGTCTGGGGCGAGGAGGCGACGGCACCTTTCAAGTGGAAGAGTGCGGATCGGTTTTCCGCGCGTAAATTTCTGGTCTTTTTTCAGAAGCTGGAAATGGCACCAACCACGACAGGCCGAAAGCTTTCCGCCCTGCGATCATTTTATAAGTTCCTGTTGCGGGAGGAGTATGTGGATCAGAATCCTTTCAGTGGTCTCAACTTGCCCAAGAAGGGAAACTATCTGCCGCAGATTCTATCCGTGGATGAAGTGGGCCGTCTGCTGGATGCGCCGGTTCAATTTGATGAGCAGCAGACTGGTTCTTCAAACCCGAAAGTGAAGATCTGGCGCGAATATATGGTGGCGCGCGATTCCGCGATTCTGGAAATGCTCTATTCCACCGGAATGCGTATCAACGAACTCGTTCAGTTACCGGAAGAAAGTGTGGATTTACTTTCGGGTGTCGCGCGTGTGCGGGGAAAAGGGAAGAAGGAGCGGCTCTGTCCGCTGGGCGCGCCGGCAACGCGCACGCTGATGAAAAATCTCGAATTGCGGGAGAATGTGTGGTTGCTCGAAGGAAAAAAGAATGTGCGCAGCCCGGTTTTTCTGAATAAAAACGGCGGACCGATTACGGCGCGGTCGATTGAACGCATGATGAAGAAATATGTGCTGTTTTGCGGGCTCAACGCCGAGCTGACCCCGCACAGTCTTCGGCACAGTTTTGCGACCCACCTGCTGGATGCCGGCGCGGACCTGCGCAGTGTGCAGGAGTTGCTCGGTCATGCCTCGCTCTCTACGACCCAGATCTACACGCACGTTTCCGTCGAGCGCCTCAAAGAGGTTTACCAGCTGGCTCATCCTCGCGCCTGAAGGACGGAATGTCCGGTTTTTATAGGGGTTTTGGCGCGTTTTAAATTTATCCTTTTTTCCCGCTTGCCATTTAAACGCGGATTCGTACACTACGCTCTTCTTTGGTCGATACGGGGTGTGGCTCAGTCTGGTAGAGCGCTACGTTCGGGACGTAGAAGTCGCTGGTTCGAATCCAGTCACCCCGACCATATTTACAGGTTTTGAACCTGTCCGCCGGAGTTCCCGAGCCGGTGGAAAAAGGCGAGATAGCTCAGTCGGTAGAGCAGCGGATTGAAAATCCGCGTGTCCCCAGTTCGATTCTGGGTCTCGCCACCACTTTGAACCCCTTGTCCTTTCTGTGATGAGGGGTTTATTTTTTACAAAAATTCTTGCGGCTTCAGGAGTTGCAATCAGTCTCAGAATACGATCCTCAGTAATATTCAAGATTTTTATATCCCGCGGTTCTTGAAGGAGTTCTAATGATTATCCTGATAAAGAAGGAGGGCTGTCCTTCAAAAAACGGGCCGTTTCGCGCGACGGTTGGTTTCCGGATATCACATGGTGCTTATGGACCTGCTCCATGTTTTATTTGTCATGTAGAGTACTGCGTATTAACCTGAAAAAAGTATGGATAGCGACTACAAAGACCTTGGGGAGGAGTTTGCAACGCGATGGCGGGCGTTAGGTGACTTCTTCGATCCGGCTAACTGCACTTTTGATCCGGGAGAGCAGCGGGACTTGAACCCTATTCTGGAAGGGTTAAAACGTGAATCGAAACATTATACAGAACCGGTTTTTGTATGTGAAGGGGGGGAAAAACAGATTTTTAAGGTGCGGGATCTGCGGACCGACCGACTCGTGGCGATGGCCAAGCCGCTGAAAAGAGCGAGCGATTCAGATAAGGAGCAGTTTCTGCGGGAAGCGCGGCTGACTGCTTGTCTGCAGCACCCGAATATCATGTCTATTTATGATCAGGGAATTGATGAAGAGGGAGTTCCTTATTTCACCATGGAGTTTGTCCCCGGGGACAATCTTAAGGAGATTGTGGAGAAGCTTGTTGGCCGTGATCCCGAATATGTGAAGCGCTATCCACGTGAGCGTCTGCTCGAAATCTTTATCAAAATCTGTGATGCGGTTTCCTACGCCCACTCGCGGGGCGTAGTGCATCTGGATGTCAAGCCGGCGAATATTAAGGTGGGGCCTTTTGGCGAGGCGGTTCTCTGTGATTGGGGGCTTTCGAAAATTTTATCGAACGGATTTGATGAGGAGGGGATTGACGGAGGGCGTGCCGACGACCTTCCGAACAGCGATCTGCTTAACGATCTCACTCCCAGCGGAACCGTGAAGGGTACACCCGGATTTATTGCGCCGGAGCAGGTTGACGGTTCTGCTGTCATTTCGGAGCAGACTGATGTCTATGCCCTCGGGGCGGTGCTCTATTTTATTCTGGCCTATAGCCCGCCGATCAGTGGTGGCTCATTTCATGACATTCTCCGAAAAACCGTCAAAGGTGAACTGACTCCTTTGTCGAAATCGGCTTCGGGACGGTTTATTCCCAAAGGGCTGGATGCTGTGGCCATGAAAGCACTTGAGTTGAAACTGGCCGATCGCTACGGCTCGGTACGTGAACTGCGGGAGGAGCTCGATCGGTTTCTTTTAGGCTTTGCCACCGAGGCCCAGCACGCGGGCTGGCTGGATCGAACCGTCTTGCTGTTTAAGCGCAGGCCGGTGGTATTCAGGGTCATCGGCATCTCCTGTGTTCTTCTTGTGCTGGTGTTGATTTTTTCGTTTGCGCGGGTGGTTCATGTCAAGCAACTCGCCGTTGCTGCCCGAGAGCAGGCCGAGGAAAATCTGCGCTTATACAAAGACGAATCCTCACGTTCAAAAATGCTTGCTGACAGTATCAGTGCCGTTGCGGTGGATCTGCATAATCGTGATAACTATCTTGAAGCGTCAGGAAAGGCACGTCTTCTGGCGGTGCAGCTTGATCAGGAGACCGATCCCGATAAACGAGCCTTCCTTGCTCATGATCTGGCCATGCTCAATTTTGTTCGCCAGAATTTTAGAAAGGCCACTAATTTTTTTGAACTTTCCGAGGTTCTTCCGGAGCACGATATTTTCTATGAGCTATCGCTCAAGTATGCGCCTTTCAAGTCGCGCGACAGGGATTGGCTGGATCCGGTCGAGCTGCGCGATATCATTCTGGCCATTCCGGCAAGAAACGACAATGTGGCCTACTCGATGGCGTTTTACTATCTGCGTACAAAGTCGAAGAATCTCATCAAGGAGAAAGAGGTTCTTCCATTGATTGAAACTCTGCTGGACCGCCTTAACCATCAGGGATGGTATGCGGAACAAACGGATACGCTTTCGTTGGAGCCTACGGATAAGGGGTGGGCATTATCGCTGGCGCGGAGTCCTTATGTTGTATTCAATCTTCCGCTTCCAGTGGCCAAAACTGAAACCAATGTTCTCAATCCGCTTGGTCTCTATTCGCTGGATATGAGTTATAGCGCATTGTCAGATCCAAGTCATTTGAACGGAACGGGAATCAAGGTGCTGGATATTCGCGGCATCACCACGTGGACGCGTCCGCAGATTCGTCTGCTGTTCGGATTACAACTTGAAACGCTGATTCATTCACTGGATGAGTCAGATGAGTTTCTTGCTGAAATTCTTCCGGATGTTGAGCTGATCCGCGTGAATGCGGCTTTGTAACTGTTACTGCAGATCCTCGCGCAACTGTTGGATTTCTGCAAAGAAACGGGACTTTACCCGGGCTTTCAGGGTATTGATTGAGTTGCGGGCAATGCCGGTTCGCCGTGCGATTTCATCGGGAGGGACTCCCTCTATGCTCAGCCGGAAAACCTCCATCGCCTTTTTGCTGAAGTGCGGTTCTATTTTTTTCAAGGCCAGATTGGTAAGGTGAATCTGCCACTCTCTTTCGGCAATCTTCTCGATTTCGGGCAGGCGGATTGAATTAAGGTAATTCATCGAGGCATCAGCCACCGCCCGGGTTTCCCGATCCTGTCTGCGCGACCGTGAACGAATGAACTGTTTGACTTCATTTTTGGCGACCATTGCCAGATAACTGCGGAAGCGACGAATCTGATCCGTATCCATTTGAGGCAGCTTTTTCCACAGTTTAACCATCACCTTCTGGTGAATTTCCTCGGTGTCGTGTTCGGAAATATTCATGTTTCGGATCACGGCGTAGATATAGTGCGTGTAGATATTGGCAAACTCTTTCCACGCGGACTCGTTATACTGATCCTTCACCCGTTCAATCAGTGTTTTTCGGGTTGAGTAGGTTTGGGTGCTGTTATCTGAATGATCCATCTTCATGTCATCAACTTAATCAAAAGTGTTTTGAACGCAAATGAAATCGAGACGCCTGCATCATTTTGATTTATGAAAAATTCAGCCATCGGTACAGATGAAGAAAGTTGTTCACCGCAGGAAGGACGGCGGCATCTTTAAATCGAACTGGCTCTGTAACGCTGCAGCAGCGCGTCAGAAAGAGGATGGATGATAATCAGGAAATAGAAACTTGGAACCCTCATATATTGAAGTCCTTGCGAAATAAATTTTCGCGAAAGAGGGCGGATTGAAACCATCACCGTTAAGTAGGCAGGACGAATGAATTGGATAAGAAAAATGGCGCTGTTGATCGTGATGACTGTTGCGGTTTTTCAAGGGTTGGTCAGTGTTGCCGATGAAATCTTTAAATCCGGGACCGGGACGCTGTCTATCGAGCTGCCGTTGGATCAGTCGCATCCACTGCAGAAAGCGGTTTACGGGGTGAACAATCTGCTGATTTCGCGCCCGCTTGGGTATCAGCATCCCGGGTTTATAAAAGCGTATGAATACGCCGGCTGTCCGGTGATTCGTTATCCGGGTGGAACATCGGCCAATTATATTAACCACATGACCGGCTATTTCGATATTCATAAAGCAGCGGGGTTTCATGTCCCGGAATATGAGCGGGCGAATCGTGGAATTCTGAAACAAAAGGACGGTTTTCAGGTGGAGGAATTCCTTGGGTTTGTGGCGGAGACGGGAGCCCGTTTCAATCTGGTG
This window harbors:
- a CDS encoding tyrosine recombinase; this translates as MIDPCVKHFIQYLEAEKNASEHTISNYLIDIRQFCEIVWGEEATAPFKWKSADRFSARKFLVFFQKLEMAPTTTGRKLSALRSFYKFLLREEYVDQNPFSGLNLPKKGNYLPQILSVDEVGRLLDAPVQFDEQQTGSSNPKVKIWREYMVARDSAILEMLYSTGMRINELVQLPEESVDLLSGVARVRGKGKKERLCPLGAPATRTLMKNLELRENVWLLEGKKNVRSPVFLNKNGGPITARSIERMMKKYVLFCGLNAELTPHSLRHSFATHLLDAGADLRSVQELLGHASLSTTQIYTHVSVERLKEVYQLAHPRA
- a CDS encoding serine/threonine protein kinase — protein: MDSDYKDLGEEFATRWRALGDFFDPANCTFDPGEQRDLNPILEGLKRESKHYTEPVFVCEGGEKQIFKVRDLRTDRLVAMAKPLKRASDSDKEQFLREARLTACLQHPNIMSIYDQGIDEEGVPYFTMEFVPGDNLKEIVEKLVGRDPEYVKRYPRERLLEIFIKICDAVSYAHSRGVVHLDVKPANIKVGPFGEAVLCDWGLSKILSNGFDEEGIDGGRADDLPNSDLLNDLTPSGTVKGTPGFIAPEQVDGSAVISEQTDVYALGAVLYFILAYSPPISGGSFHDILRKTVKGELTPLSKSASGRFIPKGLDAVAMKALELKLADRYGSVRELREELDRFLLGFATEAQHAGWLDRTVLLFKRRPVVFRVIGISCVLLVLVLIFSFARVVHVKQLAVAAREQAEENLRLYKDESSRSKMLADSISAVAVDLHNRDNYLEASGKARLLAVQLDQETDPDKRAFLAHDLAMLNFVRQNFRKATNFFELSEVLPEHDIFYELSLKYAPFKSRDRDWLDPVELRDIILAIPARNDNVAYSMAFYYLRTKSKNLIKEKEVLPLIETLLDRLNHQGWYAEQTDTLSLEPTDKGWALSLARSPYVVFNLPLPVAKTETNVLNPLGLYSLDMSYSALSDPSHLNGTGIKVLDIRGITTWTRPQIRLLFGLQLETLIHSLDESDEFLAEILPDVELIRVNAAL
- a CDS encoding RNA polymerase sigma factor, whose amino-acid sequence is MDHSDNSTQTYSTRKTLIERVKDQYNESAWKEFANIYTHYIYAVIRNMNISEHDTEEIHQKVMVKLWKKLPQMDTDQIRRFRSYLAMVAKNEVKQFIRSRSRRQDRETRAVADASMNYLNSIRLPEIEKIAEREWQIHLTNLALKKIEPHFSKKAMEVFRLSIEGVPPDEIARRTGIARNSINTLKARVKSRFFAEIQQLREDLQ